The sequence GGAATAGTTTCTCAACAGGATTGGTAcatttcatatattgtgttgttGCAGTTTGTGAGATGCACCAACTGACTATGTGTGATTCCTCTGGTGCACTTCTGTGATTACCAAAAATATTGCCCATTTAATTTCACTCATATTTAATAGCTTGCAGGagtgattttaataatttctgaATTACCTATTATGGTATCACTATGAGACCCTTTTTGATTTCTGAggaaaacataacttttaaaaatctttcctttttcatcttgGGAGCCTCTTATACAGGTTGGATGACTTAGATTCTAAACTGATATGATTTATGCTATTTAGTAAGAAGGTCTCAGCCCTGGTCCCAAAAATTGCTCATAGGTATCTCTGTCACTGTTGGGCTCTGGGATGATATGACTTGGGGAAAATATTCATGAATGTCTAGGACTGCAAAAATTAGTGAACTTTGGATACCTGGAAATTGTAGCAATAGTTTGTGGACTATGCCTCAATTCAGCTTAAGAAGGAGAGTTTGAGTTTCTAAATGCCTTTATCTTCATGGGAAATTGTGGTGCAATACATAGAGTAAAACAGGAATGTGGTATGATACAACTAGCTGGcatgaggagaggaaagagaaaataattaatgaatattGAGAAACAAATCGTATCTGAGGATAGATCGTTTAAAATGCTgaagctttaaaatataatttggaaatatcAATTGTCTTGAAACTGTGACAGACATATTTGCATGCTGGCATTAAGAATACATTCCAGAATCagagtgatatatattttttaaatgcctaggAGGGCAGTAGATAATTTATAACTAATATCACatggaaatacatttttgtttgagTGGACACTGGGTTTCTTTTAGAAAGTAATAtttctggttaaataaattgcacAATTATATGATGGGCTACTACATAgccataagaaattaaaaatgggaacCCTTTTTATGTACTGTTAGAATATGTTATCTTCAAGATATAATGagttatatatacactactatgtataaaataggtaactaatgagaacctactgtacagcacagggaactctactcaatgcttggtggtgacctaaatgagaagaaaatccaaaaaggagagggtatatgtatacgtatagctgattcactttgctgtacagcagaaactaacacaacattgtaaagcaactatactccaataaaaattaatttaataaaataaaatgcaccaaAGTCTTATAGCTCAGATTTCAAGGAAACTCAATAGAAGTTTCCTCAAATTGGATAACAatcaaaaaaattacattttattactaACAAATGGTTGAGAATTTGAAAGAGACATCTGCCagctgtcaaaaaataaaaagcaaatttccatcaattaaaaaaaagatataatgagtgaaaaaagcaagatgcaaaaCATTGTGTATTGTATACTTTTGTGTCTAAAACCGGGggagaatatttttagaaatctgCTGAACTCTACAAAACATACTAATGGAATGATACACAAAAAACATAGCACTCATTTCTCCTGGGAGAAATATGTTGTTGAAAGCACAGAGGGAGAGCCTATAAAATATGCCATATGTGCCTTCTGAATTTGAACTGTATGAATGTAtacctatttaaaaacaaataaatactccTTGTaaatcccccccccaaaaaagagaaaacaaaaatagttccTTGCAAAACATTTACAAGTCATTAGTGCAGTTTCTGGGGAAAACCTCTGGGCGTCGCTGTAGgtcaaaagaaggaagagatgatAATCAGAGACGCATTTGGGAACCTCTGAAAGGGTAACTTCCTGCTCAAACAAACCACACAAGGGAGGCCAGTACAGGTTTGGATAGTGGAAACGAAAGCAGGAAAAGTGACCCTATCCCGGATTTTGCTTATTCCTCCTCCCGACCAAGGAGCGGAGCAGCAGTGGAGGGAGACAGGATGAGGCCGAGCGCAGAGAGGAGCGGCCGAGCGCGGTGGCGGCAGGTACTGTTGCCCTTCCTGCTGTCTTTGTTCCGCGGGGCTCTCCCAGACCAAATTCGCTACTCAATTCCCGAGGAGCTGGCCAAGAACTCGGTGGTAGGAAACCTCGCCAAGGATCTGGGGCTCAGTGTCCGGGACTTGCCGGCCCGGAAGTTGCGGGTTACCGCGGAGAAGgaatattttattgtaaaccCTGAGAGCGGGGACTTACTTGTGAGTGATAGAATAGACCGAGAGCAGATTTGTGGGAAGAAGCCTCTGTGCATTCTGGATTTCGATACTGTCGCTGAAAACCCACTAAATATTTTCCATGTATCAGTAATAGTACAGGATATAAATGACAACACTCCGCTATTCAAACAGAGTAAGATTGACTTAAAAATTGTAGAATCCACTAAGCCAGGTAAAACATTTCCACTAGACCCGGCGCTGGATTTGGATGCTGGTCCTAATTCACTGCAAAGATACAACCTTAATGAAAATGAGCACTTTGATCTCACAGAGAAACAGACTCCAGATGGACGTAAATATCCTGAGTTGATTCTGAAACATTCTCTGGACAGAGAAGAGCAGAATTTTCATCATCTGGTCCTGACAGCTGTAGACGGTGGGGACCCACCCCAAAGTGGCACCACCCAGATCCAAATCCAAGTCACAGATGCCAACGATAATCCCCCAGTGTTCAGCCAGGACGTGTACAGGGTCAGCCTGCAAGAGGGTGTGCCCCCTGGCTTCTTAGTGCTTCAACTGACAGCCACCGACCAGGACGAGGGCGTCAACGCAGAGATCATCTACTCCTTTCATAATGTGGATGAACAAGTGGAACGATTTTTTAACTTAGACAGAAGAACAGGAGAAATCACGACAAAGgatgattttgattttgaaatcGCTAGTAGTTACACTCTCACTATAGAAGCGAAAGATCCTGGAGATCTAGCAGCCCATTGCAGTGTCCAAGTCGAAATTCTCGATGAGAATGATTGTGCACCAGAAGTGATTGTGACTTCAATATTTACTCCCCTACCAGAGGATTCACCACCAGGAACAGTGATCGCCTTGATAAAAACAAGAGATAGAGACTCtggagaaaatggagaagtttACTGCCAAATCTTGGGAAAGACCGAGTTTATATTGAAATCTTACTCGAAGAACTATTACAAGCTAGTGACAGACAGGACCCTGGACCGGGAGGAGATCCCAGAATACAACGTCACTATAATGGCCACCGACAGAGGCAAGCAGCCCCTCTCCTCTAGTATAAGCATCACTCTGCGCCTCGCAGATGTCAACGACAACGCTCCAGTTTTCCACCAGGCCTCCTACGTGGTCCACGTGGCAGAAAACAACCCGCCTGGAGCCTCCATCGCCCAAGTTAGCGCTTCAGATCCAGACTTGGGGCCCAACGGCCACGTCTCCTACTCCATCGTGGCCAGCGACCTGGAGCCGCGCGCGCTGTCGTCCTACGTGTCCGTGAGCGCACAGAGCGGCGTGGTTTTCGCGCAGCGCGCCTTCGACCACGAGCAGCTGCGCGCCTTCGAGCTGACGCTGCAGGCCCGCGACCACGGCTCGCCCGCGCTCAGCACCAACGTGAGCCTGCGCGTGCTGGTGGGCGACCGCAACGACAATGCGCCCAGGGTGCTGTACCCGGCGCTGGGGCCCGACGGTTCGGCGCTCTTCGACACGGTGCCGCGCGCCGCGCAGCCCGGCTACCTGGTCACCAAGGTGGTGGCGGTGGACGCCGACTCTGGACACAACGCCTGGCTGTCCTACCACGTGCTGCAGGCCAGCGAGCCCGGACTTTTCAGCGTGGGGCTGCGCACGGGCGAGGTGCGCACTGCGCGGGCCCTGGGCGACAGGGACGCGGCCCGCCAGCGCCTGCTGGTTGCTGTGCGCGACGGGGGACAGCCGCCCCTCTCGGCCACCGCCACGCTGCTCCTGGTTTTCGCGGACAGCCTGCAAGAGGCGCTGCCGGACCTCAGTGACCACTCTGAGCCCACTGACCCCCAAGCTGAGCTGCAGTTTTACTTGGTGGTGGCCTTGGCCTTGATCTCGGTGCTCTTCCTCCTGGCAGTGATTCTGGCGGTCGCCCTACACCTTCGACACTCCTCCAGCCCCGCTGCCTGGGGCTGCTTTCAGCCTGGTGTCTGTGTCAAGTCTGGACCCATGGTTCCCCCCAACTACAGTGAGGGAACATTGCCCTATTCCTACAATCTGTGTGTTGCCTCACAATCAGCTAAGGCAGAATTTAATTTTCTCAGCGTCACCCCAGAAATGGCTCCCCCTCAGGATCTCCTCTGCGAAGATGCCTCTTGGGTGCCAAGTAGTAATCACGGAGATGCTGGGGTCCCATTTGCCTCAGGTACTATTTTAAAGGTGAGCTCTaatttaattcacttttttaCCTTGCGGTTTCAATGTTTATTAACAAATCACCTAACCGGAGTAGAAGTCTTCaattcatattttattgttttgtggcTAGAATTTGGGTGGTTTTCTGCCTTACATATCATAATCATATTTAAACAAATCTTTGACATAGGTTTTCTATCTGACAGGTAtgatttatttaacatagttACAAGCTTTTACTTcataaaatacttctttttcttcctcatctttaCATTCCTTCCCTCTGAAAGTTTATTACTGTTGAGACCTTAAGCTATTCCTTTTTCCTTCAGGGTCTTTatattagttttattaattttagttgCACTTCCTCTTAGAATTATAGTACTTAAGAgtaaagagagggcttccctggtggcgcagtgcttgagagtccgcctgccaatgcaggggacgcgggttcgtgcccctggtccgggaggatcccacatgcggcggagcggctgggcccgtgagccatggctgctgagcctgcacgtccggagcctgtgctccacaatgggagaggctgcagtagtgagaggcctgcgtaccgcaaaaaaaaaaaaaaaaaaaaaagagtaaagagagCTCCCCATCTCACTAGTTTGGGAAACTGGGaaccaaagaaaggaagaattttacTCAATGTCATGGCCTGTCAACAGCAGAGCATGGGTAGGACTGACATGAACACCAGCACTCTTCGTATCTTTACAAGCTAAGTGTCTTGGGATCCCAGATCTATTTTAAAAGGTTGTGAAAAGTTTGAGGTATGCAGTGTCTGCTATTAAGAGTGTGTTTAATAAATGGGAGAAATCTTTCTCTCTCAGGCACAATAACAAATTGCTCTTGTGAAAAATTGTACATTGAGAAAAATTTTGCAACCTATTCTCACATTGCTtccttaaaactttattttttgaattttctaggtATAGAtgtaaaacatctttattttctttattttcctataAAGGTGTCATTAAGTAAAAATTGCTTCTCTCAATGGACTCTCTGAaatgtccacttttttttttttttagtcatgaggcatttctttttctgctacCATATAAAGGTGATAACATTAAACATCTGTCTTAACATAGAGAGGCCACTCACTGCCTGCTCAATGATAAGTATCTGGACTTGTTTTTCTGTAAGGGTGATGAACTAAAGCCCTTTCTGCCATAGTCACTCTACTGATTTTCCCCAGGTGTCTGTAACTGTAAAACATCTAACTCCAATTTAGacatggtaataggaaaatataaatgatgCATAGTTAATCCGACTCAAACTCTCCGTCTGATATAGTGTAGTTGCCATGTTCTTAGTGTGAAAATCTTGAAACTTTCTTGAAGACCTCACaagtaacaaaaagcaaaaaaaaaaaaaaaaaagtccctctaTTTCTTCTGCATATGACAGCTAATGCAATTTGCATAATTCAGTAGGCCTTTTTTCAAAGGTCTACTGAGAGCTAGAATTGTTTTCTTGGCATTCTTATATACAAACGAGCATGTTTTCATAAATATATcctaattaaaaagtgaaatcttTAAACCGCAAAAGAATACTGATGTCCTAATTAAATGGACTCAATATAGGTAAGAGGTAATTAAAGGGCATAGGCTCAATGGCAcagtaaataaaacttttctaaagaagtaaaaaataatctaataatTACATTAGTCTCAGAATTAAGCTTGTGGAAGTCTTTTGCTAT comes from Tursiops truncatus isolate mTurTru1 chromosome 3, mTurTru1.mat.Y, whole genome shotgun sequence and encodes:
- the LOC101336507 gene encoding protocadherin gamma-B2 isoform X13; protein product: MRPSAERSGRARWRQVLLPFLLSLFRGALPDQIRYSIPEELAKNSVVGNLAKDLGLSVRDLPARKLRVTAEKEYFIVNPESGDLLVSDRIDREQICGKKPLCILDFDTVAENPLNIFHVSVIVQDINDNTPLFKQSKIDLKIVESTKPGKTFPLDPALDLDAGPNSLQRYNLNENEHFDLTEKQTPDGRKYPELILKHSLDREEQNFHHLVLTAVDGGDPPQSGTTQIQIQVTDANDNPPVFSQDVYRVSLQEGVPPGFLVLQLTATDQDEGVNAEIIYSFHNVDEQVERFFNLDRRTGEITTKDDFDFEIASSYTLTIEAKDPGDLAAHCSVQVEILDENDCAPEVIVTSIFTPLPEDSPPGTVIALIKTRDRDSGENGEVYCQILGKTEFILKSYSKNYYKLVTDRTLDREEIPEYNVTIMATDRGKQPLSSSISITLRLADVNDNAPVFHQASYVVHVAENNPPGASIAQVSASDPDLGPNGHVSYSIVASDLEPRALSSYVSVSAQSGVVFAQRAFDHEQLRAFELTLQARDHGSPALSTNVSLRVLVGDRNDNAPRVLYPALGPDGSALFDTVPRAAQPGYLVTKVVAVDADSGHNAWLSYHVLQASEPGLFSVGLRTGEVRTARALGDRDAARQRLLVAVRDGGQPPLSATATLLLVFADSLQEALPDLSDHSEPTDPQAELQFYLVVALALISVLFLLAVILAVALHLRHSSSPAAWGCFQPGVCVKSGPMVPPNYSEGTLPYSYNLCVASQSAKAEFNFLSVTPEMAPPQDLLCEDASWVPSSNHGDAGVPFASGTILKQAPPNTDWRFSQAQRPGTSGSQNGDETGTWPNNQFDTEMLQAMILASASEAADGSSTLGGSAGTMGLSARYGPQFTLQHVPDYRQNVYIPGSNATLTNAAGKRDGKAPAGGNGNKKKSGKKEKK